A window of Bacteroidota bacterium genomic DNA:
GTCGGGGGCGTCCTCGCGTGGCGTGATGCGGTAGGCGAAGAAGCCGTCGCCCTCCGGCGGCACGTCGTTCGGTGGGAGCAGCCCCGAGAGCGGGTCGCGGGTCACGTCGCCCGTCTGCGGGTCGATGGCGCGCAGCGCGAGCGTGATCTCGCGGGTCTGCGCGTCGAGCGTGGTGGAGACGTCCACGAACACCCCGAGCGAGTCGCGAAGGTCGAGGCGGTCGGCGTAGAACGCGCGGCCCTCGCCAGGCAGGTCGAACGCATACGGCCCGAAGCCGAAGCGCTCCACGCGGAAGGTCCGCAGGTCGAGGTCCTCGTCGAGGGTCTGCGTGATGACGACCTCCTTGGCGGGCGCGTTCGCCGTCTCCGGGTTGTTCTCGAAGCGGATGCGGTAGGCCATCGGCTCGTCACGCGGCACCCACCTCGCATCGCCGTAGCCGTCGGGCCCGAGGATGTCGTTGGGGTCGTCCGAGCCGAAGAAGGGCCTACAGAGCAGCGTGGACGTGCACGGTCGGCCGGTTGAGTTGCGGTAGAGCGTGACGCCCAGCATGATCACGCCGAGGACGAGGGCCGCGGCCACGATCCCTGGTGCGCAGAGGAGGCCCAGCAGGACGCAGCCCGACCCGAAGACGCCGGCCAGCGTCGCGAAGCCATAGGCCGTCGCGACAAACCGACCGATGGCTTCGAGCGTGCAGGTCAGCGTCCGGCACCCTTCGCGGCTGAAGGCCTGGCTCGCCGCGTTCGGGAACACGAGGAGGTTGGCCGCCTGCGAACCGCCGCCCGAAACGGGCGGGGCGTCTACGTCGCGCGGCATGTAGAGCAGCGGCAGCGAAATGCCCGTCAGCGGCCCATCGCCAAAAAGACCCACGGACTCGAAGTAGGCGACGAAGTCCGCTTCCGAGAGCCCGGCGTCCAGTTCAGCCGTGAGCACGTCCACCCAGGCTTGCGCCTCGGGCGGCAGCGTCGAGCGGTCGACCTCGGCCATCGTCTGCGCAAGCTCCTGGGCCGCCAGGGCCGCGACTTCGGCGAACTCGTCCTGCGAGAACCCGAGCGCGTCCACGTAGACGGGGAACGGCTCGCCCGGCGTGCCGAGCACCGACGGCACGACGATGCGCGCGGTCCGCGTCTCTCCGACGCGCACGTTCTTGGCAAACACCGTGAGGACGCCCCACTCGCCTAGGTCCGCCGCCTCGTCCCCGCCGATGCGCATCTGGATGCCTGCGTTGGGCAGGACGAGGTCCGGACTGTTGGCGACGGCATCAGCCGGGAGCATGGCTCCCACGAAGTCCTCGGTCTCCAACGCATACATCTGGTCGAAGGGGAGGGCGACGGCCAAGACCACGAGGTCCTGGTCGGTGTTGCCGTCGTTGCGAAGCACGACCTCGTAGGCCGTCGCGTCGTTGATAAGCACGCCCGTGGGAGCGACAACGCCCGTGCGGATGCCAGCCACGCTCGGTACCTGCACCTCGAAGCCGTCGTCCAGGCGGGCGGTGCTGCCACCCTGCGCGGCGACAAGGTCATACTGCCCGAGGGGCTGCCCACGCAGGTCGAAGCGCACCTCGGCCTCCATCGAACTGAGCAGGCGCACGAGCGCGCCGTCGATGCGGGTGCCGCCTCGTTCCAGGCGGAACGCGGTGCCCTCGGTGAGCTGCGCGCCGCGGATCGTGGCGACGACCCGGCCCTGGTTGCCGCCGGCCTCCGGCGTGGTGCTGAAGAGGCTAAAGGTGAATGCCTCGGCAGTCAACGACACGTCCGCGCGGTCGTTGCTGAACGCGAGGAGGTAGGGGTTGCGAACGAGCACGTAGTAGGTTCCAGCTTGCGAGGTCGGCACGAGCACCTCGGGCGCGCCGAGTGCGCTCTCGGCAAAGAACGCCTCGTCGAAGTCGCCGGGCGAGGGCACGCGGTCGTAGGCGACGAACACCTCGAACTCCTCGTCGCGGAAGGTCGTCGGGTTGTCGAGCGTGAAGCGGAGGTCGCGCCCGGCGGGCACGTCGAGCTTGAAGTAGCGGCTCTGGCCGGGGAGCAGCGTCAGCGGCTGGGCCTGCCCGAGCGTGAGCGACGGGAGGTCGACGCCAACGGCGCTGCTGGACGCCGTGCGGTTGTTGTCGTTGTCGGTCTCGCGGACGCCGCCGCGCACGTCGGTCCAGACGATCGCGCGGTACTGCCCCGGCACGAGGTTTGGCACGGTGCCGTCGGCGTCGACGTTCTCGGGCGGCTGGTTCGGCGACCCACCGCGCAGCGCGGCGACGGCGTTCGGCGCGGCCCCGAGCGGGACCTCGCCCAGGCGCTGTGAGGCGTCACTCCCCGAGGCGTTCTGGACGTGGATCGGTGCACCTGGTTCGGGTAGCCGCACGGTCATCGTCATCGTGCGGCGCACGCCCGGCGCGATGCTGAGCGAGCGGCGCTCGAAGGCGAGGCGCGGGTCCTCGATGTCGAAGCGTGTGTCGAGCGACAAGTGAACGGCGTCGAAGAACAGCCCTGCAAAGGTGTTCTGCCCGCGGTTGACGAGGTCATAGGTGATCGTCACCTCGTCGCCGGGCTCGGCTCCGGCGGGCACCACGACGTTCTCCACGACGAGGTCCACCGGCGGCGGCAGCACGATGTCGAGCACGCGCGCGTCGGTGTTGTTGGCGACCTGCCCGGCCTCGGTCACGCGGCGGTCGCGGTTGACCGTGGTGGTGAGGAGGTGGCTCCCGGCGGCGTACTCGGGGAGGAAGAGGTCGACGGTGTGGGTGTAGGTCGCGCCTGGTGCGAGCGGGCCTTGCACGGTCTGCGTGAGCAGCGTCACCGTCTCGCCGCTGGTTTCGGTGCCGGGCGAGAGCGTCCAGGCGTCGGTCCATGACGTCCGCGCTGGGACCGCCGCGCCGTCGTTGGCGACGGTGACGACGGCGCGCACCGGCTGCCCGGCTTGCGGGGTGCCCGTGATCGTCACCGAGGCGATGCGGAGATCTGCGGGGGCGGCGAGGCCGAGGTCGGTCGTCGTGGTGGGGAGCGCCGCGTTGTTCTCGCGGGCGAGTTCGTCCACGGATCGGTCGTTGTCGGCGTCCACCAGGAGCGTGTAGGTGCCGGTCAGGTCGGCGGGCAGCGTCACCTCGGCGGAGGCCTCGTAGCTCGCCCCCGGCGCGAGCGTGCCGACGCGCACGACGGCGTCGAGCCGGATATCGTCGCCCGAGGGAGCCGCGTCTGTGGAGAGCAGGACGGCGTCCGTCCAACTCGTCGCGACGGTGGCGAGGGGGCCGACGTTTTCGACGCGCCAGCGCAGCGTGACCACGTCGCCGCCGGAGGCCGTCGCGGGCGGCTGATTGAGGAGCGTCGCCGCGAGGTTGGGGCGCGGTCGCGCCGTGACGGCGATCTCGTCGCTGCGCAGGACGTTGTTCGTCTCGTCGGCCTCGAAGCGGATGCTGTCGGCGTCGGCGACGAGGTAGAGGTAGTAGGTCCCTGTCGTGAGGTCGCGCGGGAGCGTCACCGCGCGGTCGCGTTGGTAGGACGCCCCGCCACCGAGCGGGTCGCGCTCGTCGATGCGGGCGAGGCGCTGCGCTGCGCCGAAGCCGGGCCACGTGTCCTGGCCGGAGAGGTAGAGCCCGTCGCGGCGGAAGGCCGGGGCCGGGAGCGACCCGCCCACATTGCGCACGGCATAGTCCACGAGCACCGACGTGCCAGCTGCGGCCGTCGCCGGGGCGTTGAGCCGAGCGGGCACGAGGTCCGCGTAGGCGGCCAGTGTCACCGCCACGTCTGCCTGCGCGCGGTTGTTCTCGACGTAGTAGATGTCGTTCACAAACTCATTCAGCGCCTCGCGCTCGTCGAGGACGACGAAGACGGTGAAGGTGCCGGTCTCGCCGTCGGGGAGGCGGACGCGCTCGGTCACGCGCGCCGTCTCGTCGGGTTGGAGCGTGCCGTTCGAGAGGTTGTCGTAGTACCCCCGCAGGAGCACGCGGTCGGCGTCCTCGCTGTCAAGAAGGGGGTCGCCCTCGCGGTCGAGCACGTCGTCCTCGGAGAGGTAGATGGCGTAGTCGATCACGGCACGCGGCACGCCCGACGGGCCGATGTTGCGGATCGTGAAGGCGACGGTCAGGCTGTCGCTACTCCGGGCGGTCGCCGGGACGGCGAGGCCCTGGATCGCCACGTCCGAGGGCGGCACGTTGCGCCGGACCGTGCGCTCGGGCGCGCGGAACAGGTTGTTGTCGGCGGCTGCGCCCTCGAAGGCGTTCTGGTCGACGTTGGCGAGCACGAAGTAGAACCCGCTGTCGGGCAACGCTACTTCGTTGGCGATGGCCTGCGAGATCGGGTCAATGAGGCCCGCGACGGCCGTGTAGGGAGCGCCGGGGTCCGTCTCGCCGACGAGCCCGAAGCCGAGGAAGACCGCGTCGCTGGCGTTGAACACGGAGTCCCGCTGGAAGAAGAGCCCGTCGCGGAAGTTGGTGGCGGGGCCGTCGCCCTCGTTGACGCCCTGCCAGGTGTATTGGTAGAGCACCGGGCGCATGTTGACGAGGCGGTCGCCCATCTCGCCCGGGCACGGCCGATAGATCCCGCCGGAGCCGGCTGCGCCGCCGCTGCTCGCCACGGCGATCGGGTAGAAGCAATAGGGGACGGGGTTGTCGATCTGCGTCACGCGCAGGTCGGGTAGGTTGGGCAGCGCGATGTCGATGGGGCCGCCAACGCCGAGGTTGTTTGCCTCGTCGGCCTCGGTCTCGCGCGGTCGCGTGCCGCCGTCGGCGCGGACAAGGATCTGGTAGCGGCCTTCGACCACGTCCTCCTCGCGCACGTCGATGACGCGGCCTTCGCGCTGGATGCGCACGGGGATGGTCACGCGCGCGGTCTGGCGGTAGCGGTCGCCGGGGCCGAGCGCGGTCGGGTTGGCGAAGCGGCCGAGGAGCGCGTCGTCGGCGCTGATGCTGTCGTCGCGGGAGAGGTAGACGGCGTCCTCCCACTGCGGGCTGCGCGTGCCTGCATTGCCGGTGTTCGTGACCGTCCAGGCGACCTCGATCTCGCTACGCCCGACAGCCGTCGCCGGCGCAGCGATGGCCGTCGCGGCGAGGTCAGCAGCGTCGCCGGTCGTGAACGTCCAGACGGGGCCGTCGGTGGTGCCGTTGGGGTTGCGGGCCACGACCTGCCAGTTGAACGTCTCGCCCAGCGTCAGGCCCGAGCGTAGCGTGACGCCTGGCGCGTCGGCGGTCTCCGTGGGCGAGCCGGGGCGGGGCGAGCCTTGCGGCCAAACGTAGACATCGTAGTCGAGCGCAAACTGGGCAGCGGCCCACTCCAGGCGCGGGCGCTCAGGGACGCCAAACGCACCAGAAGCCGGGTTCGGTCCGGCGACGAGGCCCGGCGGGAGGTCGGTCATCGGGTTGCGATCGCTCACCGAGCCGAGCGTCCACTGCCCACGCAGGTCGGTCGTGGTGACGGAGAGCGTCTGGGCGGTGAGGTCCTGCGCGCCGTCGACGACGGTCCACGGGGCCCCCGCCGAGGGGCGGCGCAGCAGGCGGAGGTCCTCCGGTGCGTAGATGTCGGCGACGGTGCTGTAGTCGAACGTGACGCGGACGCGGGCACCTTCGGCGGGCAGCGCGTCGAGCTGCCAGAAGGTGTTGCCGGAGACGAGCGCGATGCCTGCGGGCGGTGCCCCTCCGGGGCCGCGCCGGTAGAGGCCGCCCGCGACGAGCACGCGCTGCGTGAGGGTCTCGAAGTCGAGCGTCACGCCGCTGTTGCGCACCAGCTCGATGGGCGCGAGGTCCATCGTGCGGAAGAGGCGGCGGTCGTAGACAGCCGCGCCGGTCGGCGTGGGGACAGAGGCCGCGTCGCTGAGTTGCTCGATGGGCAGCGCCGTCGGCGTGGCGGCAGCGACGCTGCGTCCGGAGCGCTCACCGCGCTCAAACGCCCAGGTTGTCGACGTGCTCAGGTCCTCGTCGCGCAGGATGCGGCGTGGGTCGAAGGCGGTGTCGAGGTCGACGCCGTAGCCATAGCGGATGCGCTCGTTGCGCGGCACGAGGATGCGCGCCACGAGCGTCGAGTCCGACGGGTCAGCCCCGTTGGAAGTCAATGCATAGAGGCCGGCCGCCGCGCCGCCCTCGATGGCGACGAAGGGTACGTCG
This region includes:
- a CDS encoding CARDB domain-containing protein, whose product is MFDTSLNRARIVVAASLLPLLGLFLAVPLRAQTLPPSEVGAWSDEFGTNGSVAPGLNGLPGIDLHAVAVHPTTGDVYVAGRYIGGFSGLLRWTGTVWDPIDLGADTNDRVYALAFAPNGDLYLGGSFTALRGTEVNYIARWDGSAFSPLGQGLEGAVNSLLYDDATSTLYVGGRDNSTGFSGGTNANGSFVASNKIIAWDGSRWQPLGQGVSGDRFAVVDAMTLDPNSGDLLVSGDMFRGMVNADGTTVNVGNIARWDSSTWSRVGNANFDYNVFDLVYGPDGALYAIVEQDDSDGQGFWRLDGDLATGTWTRLARFLGNDPFALTVYDGKVIIGGSFEAIEPTGAVALPLRGVAAYDPARAAWSGLGSGITLPYVFGPTGAADFAEADGSLWAAGGFSLAGGRVSVQVARWDPAPFDGVVVDFRLDARRAEQSQIASYYDRRGRYGDVDVPFVAIEGGAAAGLYALTSNGADPSDSTLVARILVPRNERIRYGYGVDLDTAFDPRRILRDEDLSTSTTWAFERGERSGRSVAAATPTALPIEQLSDAASVPTPTGAAVYDRRLFRTMDLAPIELVRNSGVTLDFETLTQRVLVAGGLYRRGPGGAPPAGIALVSGNTFWQLDALPAEGARVRVTFDYSTVADIYAPEDLRLLRRPSAGAPWTVVDGAQDLTAQTLSVTTTDLRGQWTLGSVSDRNPMTDLPPGLVAGPNPASGAFGVPERPRLEWAAAQFALDYDVYVWPQGSPRPGSPTETADAPGVTLRSGLTLGETFNWQVVARNPNGTTDGPVWTFTTGDAADLAATAIAAPATAVGRSEIEVAWTVTNTGNAGTRSPQWEDAVYLSRDDSISADDALLGRFANPTALGPGDRYRQTARVTIPVRIQREGRVIDVREEDVVEGRYQILVRADGGTRPRETEADEANNLGVGGPIDIALPNLPDLRVTQIDNPVPYCFYPIAVASSGGAAGSGGIYRPCPGEMGDRLVNMRPVLYQYTWQGVNEGDGPATNFRDGLFFQRDSVFNASDAVFLGFGLVGETDPGAPYTAVAGLIDPISQAIANEVALPDSGFYFVLANVDQNAFEGAAADNNLFRAPERTVRRNVPPSDVAIQGLAVPATARSSDSLTVAFTIRNIGPSGVPRAVIDYAIYLSEDDVLDREGDPLLDSEDADRVLLRGYYDNLSNGTLQPDETARVTERVRLPDGETGTFTVFVVLDEREALNEFVNDIYYVENNRAQADVAVTLAAYADLVPARLNAPATAAAGTSVLVDYAVRNVGGSLPAPAFRRDGLYLSGQDTWPGFGAAQRLARIDERDPLGGGASYQRDRAVTLPRDLTTGTYYLYLVADADSIRFEADETNNVLRSDEIAVTARPRPNLAATLLNQPPATASGGDVVTLRWRVENVGPLATVATSWTDAVLLSTDAAPSGDDIRLDAVVRVGTLAPGASYEASAEVTLPADLTGTYTLLVDADNDRSVDELARENNAALPTTTTDLGLAAPADLRIASVTITGTPQAGQPVRAVVTVANDGAAVPARTSWTDAWTLSPGTETSGETVTLLTQTVQGPLAPGATYTHTVDLFLPEYAAGSHLLTTTVNRDRRVTEAGQVANNTDARVLDIVLPPPVDLVVENVVVPAGAEPGDEVTITYDLVNRGQNTFAGLFFDAVHLSLDTRFDIEDPRLAFERRSLSIAPGVRRTMTMTVRLPEPGAPIHVQNASGSDASQRLGEVPLGAAPNAVAALRGGSPNQPPENVDADGTVPNLVPGQYRAIVWTDVRGGVRETDNDNNRTASSSAVGVDLPSLTLGQAQPLTLLPGQSRYFKLDVPAGRDLRFTLDNPTTFRDEEFEVFVAYDRVPSPGDFDEAFFAESALGAPEVLVPTSQAGTYYVLVRNPYLLAFSNDRADVSLTAEAFTFSLFSTTPEAGGNQGRVVATIRGAQLTEGTAFRLERGGTRIDGALVRLLSSMEAEVRFDLRGQPLGQYDLVAAQGGSTARLDDGFEVQVPSVAGIRTGVVAPTGVLINDATAYEVVLRNDGNTDQDLVVLAVALPFDQMYALETEDFVGAMLPADAVANSPDLVLPNAGIQMRIGGDEAADLGEWGVLTVFAKNVRVGETRTARIVVPSVLGTPGEPFPVYVDALGFSQDEFAEVAALAAQELAQTMAEVDRSTLPPEAQAWVDVLTAELDAGLSEADFVAYFESVGLFGDGPLTGISLPLLYMPRDVDAPPVSGGGSQAANLLVFPNAASQAFSREGCRTLTCTLEAIGRFVATAYGFATLAGVFGSGCVLLGLLCAPGIVAAALVLGVIMLGVTLYRNSTGRPCTSTLLCRPFFGSDDPNDILGPDGYGDARWVPRDEPMAYRIRFENNPETANAPAKEVVITQTLDEDLDLRTFRVERFGFGPYAFDLPGEGRAFYADRLDLRDSLGVFVDVSTTLDAQTREITLALRAIDPQTGDVTRDPLSGLLPPNDVPPEGDGFFAYRITPREDAPDAARINAQASIIFDNNAPIETPPIFNTLDASAPVSRLRTGSTVVLDSTSVQLAWTGSDTGAGLAGFALYGRRVDAGAARSGSSAAPPPFATTTEFAPIITGTTDSTYVFEGTFGTAYEFFTLATDLAGNTEPMKSEPDGGVVVANEDDGEAALPSVFEVQGAYPNPFRSNATIQYATPEVGDIEIVIYDLLGRRVQVWAQPQQTPGVHHHKLQFDRLASGLYLYEVRFETESERLRETGRITHVR